CTAATTTGATAGGAAGTGCTTTGACACTCATTTTGCTGCTGCCAGAAATCAAGAATGCGTTTACCATCGCCGATTGGAAAATCTGTAATCGACTCTTGAAATACGTTTCTCCTTTAATCATCGTCACTCTTTCTTTTATTGTGATCCAATACGGGGCTACAAGTATACTTAAATACTTTCTTCCGGGAGATGCTTTACAAAACCTCGAAGCCAGTAGTAGTTTCAACGCAGCCATGCGACTTGCCGTCATTATGAATTTGTTTGTGACTGCATTCAATTATGCAGCCGAACCTTTTTTCTTTCGTCATGCAAAACAAGATCAGGCTCCGCAACTTTTTGCAAGATTGTCTTTGTATTTTATCATCGCGTGTTGTTTTATATACCTCGTGATGGGATTATTTATTGATGTGTTTGCTAAATTGCTTGATAAAAATTTTAGGGACGAATTATTTTTGGTAAATATTCTTTTGTTGGCCAATATCTTCATGGGATTGTATTCCAACTTTTCGAGTTGGTATAAATTGTCTGATAACAACCGTTTGATGGCCATTGTGAGTGTATTCGGAATGTTGCTGATGTTGGTTTTAAACGTCCTTTTGATACCCTATCTGGGCAACAGTTCGGCTGCCTATGCAAATCTTACAGCTTATTTATTCATTTGTGCCCTGGCTTACTATCAGGGGCAAAAAAAATATCCGATCCCTTATCCGATACTTAAAATGACCATGTGGTTGTTGGCTACAGTACTAACAGTTGTATTCATTCCAGGCATCTATACCTTTTTTAAAATTGAATCCCTCGTCCAGTATAGCCTATCCTTTTTGATCCTCATTGCATTTGGATATGCTGGGTATAAACTGGAATGCAAAAAGAAACTTGTTTGAATTTAATCTTTTACATGTTCATCCCCCACAAACACTCAAGACCTGTCCGGTAATATAACACGACATATCAGAAGCGAGGAATAACACAGCATCTGCAACTTCTTCGGGTTTTGCAAGACGGCCCAAAGGAATTGCTTTCATAAAAGCCTCTTTGGTTTTTCATCAAGCACATGCGTCATTTCCGTTTCGATGAACCCGGGAGCCAGTGCATTGCAGCGGATGTTGCGGGAAGAAAGTTCTTTAGCCATACTTTTTGTAAAACCGATCATGCCTGCTTTTGAAGCGGCGTAATTTGATTGACCGGCATTACCAAAAACACCTACAACAGATGAAATATTGATGATAGATCCACTACGTGTGCGCATCATGTGCTTGGCTGCAAATTTGGTCAGATTAAAACAGGATTTTAAATTGGTAGTGATGACCTGATCCCATTGCTCTTCGGTCATACGAAGGATCAGATTGTCTTTAGTGATACCAGCATTGTTTACAAGAATGTCCAGTCCACCCAAATCTGCAACTACAGATTGAATCAATTGCTCAGCATCTGTATGCACAGCTGCATTGGACAAATAAGCTTTTGCCTGGACACCATAGCGCATGCATTTTTCGGCAACAGCCTGAGCTTTATCCGGGGAAGAAACGTAAGTAATAGCTACATGCGCCCCATTTTTGGCAAGACCTTCTGCAATGGAAGCACCAATTCCACGGCTTCCTCCGGTAACGAGCGCAATTTTTCCTTTAAGCATTTTTTTGGATTTAGGAGATAAAGATAATTGGAATTTGCAGTTGAGGCTAAAGGGAAAAAGTTGAAAGACTAATGAAAATTAGAATGCATACCATAATTACTTTCTTCCCTTTAAGCTTTTCCCTTTAGCCTTAAATTTGAATAAACATCACCACTGGAATGATCTTTTGATGCTCCGGTTACACTTTTTAGTACATTGATTTTTTATTCCACCTCAAATAAGCCAGCACTGCAAAAATCAGTGCCTCCTTGTAATCAATCAAAATTGAATTTGGAATGACGTAACGCCATTCAGACTTACTTAATGCATTCATCCGCTCCAACAAAAAATCGTTGTAGGCTCCACCACCTGTACATAGAATCGAAGCAGTATAAGTTTTTCTCCTCAGAACTCTTTGAAATTTGTGTTTCAATAAAATGATGGATTTGAAATGCGATATGTTCCACTGCTGTGCTCAACAAATCCATTACTTCATAGTTATCGAACATGCGATCAGCTTCAAAGTTTTGCAGATACCATTCGCGGCCCAGGCTTTTGGGATAAGGCATTTGGTAAAAGTCCAGAGCATTCCAATTTTCTAATACAGCATGTAGGATCTTCCCAGATTGCGCAATTTTACCACCTTCATCAAAGGCTATTCCCAATTTTTGACTAAGACTATTGAGCATCATATTGCAAGGGCTGATGTCGCAGGCTTTTCTTTGGCCACCCATTTCCCATGATATATTTGAGAATCCGCCGAGATTGAGACAAAAATCAAATTCTGAAAACAACATTTCATCTCCAATGGGGACCAAGGGTGCCACCTGGCCTCCTAAAGCCACATC
The sequence above is a segment of the Saprospiraceae bacterium genome. Coding sequences within it:
- a CDS encoding polysaccharide biosynthesis C-terminal domain-containing protein; the encoded protein is MRFFLGILGLRMETGFFRFASDETFATKIYPVASQLVWMVCGLFLLAAYFGLDVINYGLHYPQLQNLIFLAAGITVLDVLSALPFAKLRYDKRPLRYAWIKLSGLLLNIILVLYFLNEFGGTAVENLYWVLLANLIGSALTLILLLPEIKNAFTIADWKICNRLLKYVSPLIIVTLSFIVIQYGATSILKYFLPGDALQNLEASSSFNAAMRLAVIMNLFVTAFNYAAEPFFFRHAKQDQAPQLFARLSLYFIIACCFIYLVMGLFIDVFAKLLDKNFRDELFLVNILLLANIFMGLYSNFSSWYKLSDNNRLMAIVSVFGMLLMLVLNVLLIPYLGNSSAAYANLTAYLFICALAYYQGQKKYPIPYPILKMTMWLLATVLTVVFIPGIYTFFKIESLVQYSLSFLILIAFGYAGYKLECKKKLV
- a CDS encoding anhydro-N-acetylmuramic acid kinase, whose protein sequence is MNVLGLMSGTSLDGLDMALIRFSKTHKLQFEFIAAKTIPYTEEWKSKLSNAFYADPDAIQELDRLYGIWLAEQVLVFKDEFKLPIDLIGSHGHTVFHRPHEALTLQIGSGQEIYRQTGIPVVCNFRQQDVALGGQVAPLVPIGDEMLFSEFDFCLNLGGFSNISWEMGGQRKACDISPCNMMLNSLSQKLGIAFDEGGKIAQSGKILHAVLENWNALDFYQMPYPKSLGREWYLQNFEADRMFDNYEVMDLLSTAVEHIAFQIHHFIETQISKSSEEKNLYCFDSMYRWWSLQRFFVGADECIK